A genomic window from Chlorobium phaeobacteroides DSM 266 includes:
- a CDS encoding mannose-1-phosphate guanylyltransferase/mannose-6-phosphate isomerase: MVELVPVILSGGTGSRLWPLSRELYPKQLLPLVGELTMLQDTVLRIGDLSGVCSPIVVCNEEHRFMVAEQLRAIGISSDAIMLEPCGRNTAPAVAVAAFEAVSNETDPLLLVLPADHAMRDVTAFQKAVSVGIPLALSGKLVTFGIVPTSPDTGYGYINAGESLDPVSGACRVARFVEKPSREIAEQYVASGEYFWNSGMFLFSAQRYLRELQEFAPEMLDACRSAFMSARREQDFIRLDKSAFASSPANSIDYAVMEKTADAVVIPLDAGWSDVGAWSALWEIGAKDVNGNVVRGDVLSHATRDCYIYAESRLVSTVGVEQLVVIETADAVLVADKSSVQDVKAVVAALNTARRKETISHCRVCRPWGAYQSVDRADRFHVKRITVNPGASLSLQMHHHRAEHWIVVKGTARITKGAEDILLSENQSIYIPLGVTHRLENPGVIPLELIEVQSGSYLGEDDIVRFEDTYGRA; this comes from the coding sequence ATGGTTGAGTTGGTTCCGGTTATTCTTTCGGGTGGGACGGGGAGCAGGTTGTGGCCGCTTTCGCGGGAGTTGTATCCGAAGCAGTTGTTGCCATTGGTGGGGGAGTTGACGATGTTGCAGGATACGGTTTTGCGGATTGGGGATTTGTCGGGCGTCTGTTCGCCGATTGTTGTGTGTAATGAGGAGCATCGTTTTATGGTGGCGGAGCAGTTGAGGGCTATCGGGATCTCTTCTGATGCTATTATGCTGGAGCCGTGCGGACGTAATACTGCGCCTGCTGTTGCGGTGGCTGCTTTTGAGGCTGTTTCGAACGAAACGGATCCGTTGTTGCTGGTTTTGCCTGCTGATCATGCCATGCGGGATGTTACGGCTTTTCAGAAGGCGGTTTCGGTCGGTATTCCGCTTGCGTTGAGCGGTAAGCTGGTGACGTTCGGTATTGTGCCGACCTCTCCGGATACCGGGTATGGTTATATCAATGCAGGAGAGTCTCTTGATCCGGTTTCGGGAGCTTGCCGGGTGGCCCGGTTTGTGGAGAAGCCGAGCAGGGAGATTGCAGAGCAGTATGTGGCGTCGGGTGAGTATTTCTGGAACAGCGGGATGTTTTTGTTCAGCGCTCAACGATATCTTCGCGAGTTGCAGGAGTTTGCTCCGGAGATGCTTGATGCTTGCAGGAGTGCTTTTATGTCTGCAAGACGTGAACAGGATTTTATTCGCCTGGATAAGAGCGCGTTTGCTTCGTCGCCTGCTAATTCTATTGATTATGCGGTTATGGAAAAGACTGCTGATGCGGTTGTGATTCCTCTTGATGCGGGGTGGAGCGATGTCGGGGCCTGGTCGGCGTTGTGGGAGATTGGGGCAAAGGATGTTAATGGCAATGTGGTGCGTGGGGATGTGTTGTCGCATGCAACGAGGGATTGTTATATCTATGCGGAGAGCCGGTTGGTGAGTACGGTTGGTGTTGAGCAGCTTGTTGTGATTGAGACGGCTGATGCGGTGCTTGTTGCCGATAAGAGTTCTGTTCAGGATGTGAAGGCTGTTGTTGCAGCGTTGAATACTGCCAGGCGAAAGGAGACTATCAGTCATTGCCGAGTGTGTCGTCCGTGGGGTGCGTATCAGTCGGTGGACAGGGCTGATCGGTTTCATGTGAAAAGGATTACGGTTAATCCTGGCGCTTCTCTTTCGTTGCAGATGCATCATCATCGGGCGGAGCATTGGATTGTAGTGAAGGGTACGGCGAGGATTACCAAGGGTGCGGAGGATATTCTTCTTTCTGAGAATCAATCGATCTATATTCCGCTTGGGGTGACGCATCGGTTGGAAAATCCGGGGGTTATTCCTTTGGAGTTGATTGAGGTGCAGTCGGGCAGTTATCTTGGCGAGGATGATATTGTGCGTTTTGAGGATACGTATGGTCGGGCGTGA
- a CDS encoding type II toxin-antitoxin system PemK/MazF family toxin, with protein sequence MINQRDIILIPFPVSDLSESKIRPALVVSNNIYNSQSLDIVVTAITSNLSPNP encoded by the coding sequence ATGATTAATCAACGAGACATTATTCTGATACCATTTCCTGTCTCAGACCTTTCAGAATCAAAGATAAGGCCTGCATTAGTGGTTTCAAATAACATATACAACAGTCAAAGCCTTGATATTGTTGTTACTGCAATAACTTCCAATCTGTCTCCGAACCCTTAA
- a CDS encoding YdcF family protein, with amino-acid sequence MLMFHKLFPIFFLPLGLCFLLFAAGLLLKSRGVIFFGVALLWVFSMPVTGDFLTRLVCGVYSFRGSAASLPDADAVVVLSGMIERVDGAPLGEWGEAVDRFDGGIELFRAGKAPLLVFTGGWIPWRPDRVPEGELLSRRAVLLGVSPEAIRVTEKVENTAEEAVAVRRLLGSGLGSEKTVILVTSAYHMHRSVLLFRREGLRVIPFPVDFSFGGPESLTVLSFLPDAGALRLSERALRELLGIAFYRVKG; translated from the coding sequence ATGCTGATGTTTCATAAGCTTTTTCCGATTTTTTTTCTTCCGTTGGGGTTGTGTTTTCTGCTTTTTGCGGCGGGTTTGCTGTTGAAGAGCAGGGGGGTGATTTTTTTCGGGGTGGCGTTGTTGTGGGTTTTTTCTATGCCGGTTACGGGTGATTTTTTGACCAGGTTGGTTTGCGGGGTTTATTCTTTTAGGGGGTCTGCTGCGTCTCTGCCTGATGCTGATGCTGTTGTGGTGTTGAGTGGTATGATTGAAAGGGTTGATGGGGCTCCTCTTGGTGAGTGGGGCGAGGCTGTCGATCGGTTTGATGGGGGAATTGAGTTGTTCAGGGCGGGGAAGGCTCCTTTGCTTGTGTTTACCGGGGGCTGGATTCCGTGGAGGCCGGATCGGGTTCCCGAGGGGGAGCTGCTTTCGCGGAGGGCTGTTTTGCTTGGCGTTTCGCCTGAGGCTATAAGGGTGACGGAAAAGGTGGAGAATACGGCTGAGGAGGCTGTTGCCGTGAGGCGGCTGCTTGGTTCTGGTTTGGGTAGTGAGAAAACGGTTATTCTGGTGACGAGTGCGTATCATATGCATCGATCGGTGTTGCTTTTTCGGCGTGAGGGGTTGAGGGTTATTCCTTTTCCTGTTGATTTTTCTTTTGGCGGGCCTGAGTCGCTTACTGTTCTGAGTTTTCTCCCTGATGCGGGGGCTCTTCGTCTTTCGGAGCGTGCGTTGCGTGAGTTGCTGGGGATTGCTTTTTACAGGGTTAAGGGTTAA
- the pfkA gene encoding 6-phosphofructokinase, with amino-acid sequence MVDNKNMRDDSHRKPRLQKIGVFTSGGDAPGMNAAIRAVTRAAIANKLKVVGIRRGYQGMIEGDFIPLRSADVSGIIQLGGTVLRTARSNEFRTFEGRQKAWLQLQKAGIDAVVVIGGDGSFTGALTMSQEFNISFVGIPATIDNDMYGTDYTIGYETALNSVVCAVDKIRDTAVSHGRIFIVEVMGREAGLLALNGGIACGAEVILIPESKEQHDELKRFLDKGYRHKERSGIIMVAEGDEPGGALKIAEQVRREHPDLDVRVSILGHIQRGGSPTANDRVNATRMGVAAVDALLDDQKSIMIGIDDGKIVQVPFNKAVKLNHSIDGDLLDIQRMLNI; translated from the coding sequence ATGGTAGATAATAAAAATATGAGGGATGATTCGCACAGGAAGCCGAGGTTACAGAAAATCGGCGTTTTTACTTCTGGCGGCGATGCTCCAGGGATGAATGCTGCTATCCGGGCTGTGACTCGGGCGGCAATTGCTAATAAATTGAAGGTTGTGGGTATTCGTCGCGGGTATCAGGGGATGATCGAGGGAGATTTTATTCCGCTGAGGTCGGCTGATGTCAGCGGCATTATCCAGTTGGGGGGGACTGTTTTGAGAACGGCTCGCAGTAATGAATTCAGAACTTTCGAAGGTCGCCAGAAAGCCTGGTTGCAGTTGCAGAAGGCTGGTATTGATGCGGTGGTGGTGATTGGGGGTGATGGTTCTTTTACTGGCGCGTTGACGATGTCGCAGGAGTTCAATATTTCGTTTGTGGGTATTCCTGCTACTATTGATAATGATATGTATGGTACGGATTATACTATCGGTTATGAAACGGCGTTGAATTCTGTTGTGTGTGCCGTCGATAAAATCAGGGATACGGCTGTTTCGCATGGGAGAATTTTTATTGTTGAGGTTATGGGTCGTGAGGCTGGTTTGCTGGCTTTGAACGGGGGTATTGCCTGCGGGGCTGAGGTTATTTTGATTCCTGAGTCGAAGGAGCAGCATGATGAGTTGAAGCGGTTTCTTGATAAGGGTTACCGGCATAAGGAGCGGAGCGGGATTATTATGGTTGCTGAGGGTGATGAGCCTGGAGGTGCTTTGAAAATTGCTGAGCAGGTGCGCAGGGAGCATCCTGATCTTGATGTGCGTGTTTCTATTTTGGGTCATATTCAGCGTGGTGGTAGTCCGACGGCTAATGACAGGGTTAATGCGACGCGGATGGGTGTTGCTGCTGTTGATGCTTTGCTTGATGATCAGAAGAGTATTATGATCGGGATTGATGATGGTAAAATTGTGCAGGTTCCGTTTAATAAGGCTGTGAAGTTGAATCATAGTATTGATGGTGATTTGCTGGATATTCAGAGGATGTTGAATATTTAA